A single genomic interval of Sander lucioperca isolate FBNREF2018 chromosome 9, SLUC_FBN_1.2, whole genome shotgun sequence harbors:
- the LOC116052711 gene encoding tripartite motif-containing protein 16-like, protein MAQKGVQLDQETFSCSICLDLLKDPVTTPCGHNYCMNCIKSHWDGEDHKTSHSCPQCRQTFTPRPVLLKNNLLADLLEELKKTGLQAAPADHCYSGAEDVACDFCTGRKLKAIKSCLMCLVSYCDQHLQPHYEVPQLKKHKLVEPSKKLQENICSRHDEVMKIFCRTDQQLICYLCLMEEHKGHDTVSAAAERTERQKKLEGSRLNIQQRIQDREKDVQLLQQQAEAINLSADKAVEDSEKIFTELIRLLEKRSSDVKQQVRSQQKSEVSRVKELQEKLEQEITELKRKDAELKKLSHTEDHNQFLHNYPSLSALSQSTSSIHIRPLSCFEDVTSAVSEVRDKLQDVLREKWTNVSLTGTQVDVLLPQPEPKTRADFLKYSCDITLDPNTTNTHLSLSEGNRKATSLRKKQSYSSHPDRFTEPYQVLSRESLTGRCYWEVMFNGDGVNIAVAYKNISRAWGWFQCVFGLNDKSWALRYEKNSYSFWYNNVQTLISGPESSRVGVYLDHSAGILSFYRVSETMTLLHRVQTTFTQPLYAGLRLSCYGASAELCKLK, encoded by the coding sequence ATGGCGCAGAAAGGAGTTCAGCTGGACCAAGAGACCTTCTCttgttccatctgtctggatctactgaaggatccAGTGACTACTCCCTGTGGACACAActactgcatgaactgtattaaaagCCACTGGGATGGAGAGGATCATAAGACCAGCCACAGCTGTCCTCAGTGCAGGCAGACGTTCACGCCAAGGCCTGTCCTGCTGAAAAACAACTTGTTGGCTGATTTattggaggagctgaagaagactggactccaagctgctcctgctgatcactgctattctggagctgaagatgtggcctgtgattTCTGCACTGGGAGAAAACTGAAAGCCATCAAGTCCTGTTTGATGTGCCTGGTCTCTTACTGTGATCAACACCTCCAGCCTCATTATGAGGTTCCTCAattaaagaaacacaagctggtggagccCTCCAAGAAGCTCCAGGAGAACATCTGCTCTCGTCATGATGAGGTGATGAAGATTTTCTGCCGTACTGATCAGCAGCttatctgttatctctgcttaatggaggaacataaaggccacgacacagtctcagctgcagcagaaaggactgagaggcagaaaaagctcgaggggagtcgactaaacatccagcagagaatccaggacagagagaaagatgtgcaGCTACTTCAACAGCAGGCGGAGGCCATCAATCtctctgctgataaagcagtggaggacagtgagaagatcttcactgagctgatccgtctcctggagaaaagaagctctgatgtgaagcagcaggtcagatcacagcagaaaagtgaagtgagtcgagtcaaagagcttcaggagaagctggagcaggagatcactgagctgaagaggaaagacgctgagctgaagaagctctcacacacagaggatcacaaccagtttctacacaactaccCCTCACTGTCAGCACTCAGCCAATCTACATCCAGCATCCATATCCGTCCTCTGAGCTGCTTTGAGGACGTGACATCGGCcgtgtcagaagtcagagataaactacaggacGTTCTGAGAGAGAAGTGGACAAACGTCTCACTGACAGGGACTCAAGTGGACGTTTTACTGCCACAACCAGAacccaagaccagagctgacttcttaaaatattcatgtgacataacactggatccaaacacaacaaacacacatctgtcattatctgaggggaacaggaaagcaacaagtttgagaaaaaaacagtcTTATTCTAGTCACCCAGACAGATTCACTGAACCATAtcaggtcctgagtagagagagtctgactggacgctgttactgggaggtgatGTTCAATGGGGACGGAGTAAACATAGCAGTTGCATACaagaatatcagcagagcaTGGGGTTGGTTTCAATGTGTATTTGGATTAAATGACAAATCATGGGCGTTACGTTACGAAAAAAATAGTTATTCATTTTGGTACAACAACGTCCAAACTCTCATCTCAGGTCctgagtcctccagagtaggagtgtaccttgatcacagtgcaggtattctgtccttctacagagtctctgaaaccatgactctcctccacagagtccagaccacattcactcagccgctCTATGCTGGACTGCGGCTTAGTTGTTATGGAGCCTCTGCTGAGttgtgtaaactgaaatag